The following are encoded together in the Parabacteroides chongii genome:
- a CDS encoding pentapeptide repeat-containing protein encodes MKITSPRITKVLKEDNSLDETLLQTGEDLTEYSFRNQRLFEVKTENIGMQSCVFSNCLLIGCHIKKSQFSDIIFRNCDLSNVNFSGSGFHRIEFIECKLIGANFSESALNHLVFSNCKAEYLNLTMSKLKYVDFDRCDLRNSSLENCQFASVSFNASDLKEAEFYRTSLKGTDFSNCDISGIRISPIVGCELRGATVTSLQALELAHLLGVTIKG; translated from the coding sequence ATGAAGATAACATCTCCCCGCATAACCAAGGTATTGAAAGAAGACAATTCACTCGACGAAACGCTCCTGCAGACAGGAGAAGACCTGACGGAATACTCGTTCAGGAACCAAAGATTGTTCGAGGTTAAAACAGAAAATATCGGCATGCAATCCTGTGTGTTTTCGAACTGCCTGCTGATCGGTTGCCACATAAAAAAGTCGCAGTTCAGCGATATTATCTTCCGAAACTGCGACTTATCAAATGTCAATTTCTCCGGTTCAGGTTTTCACCGAATCGAATTTATCGAATGTAAACTGATCGGAGCTAATTTTTCCGAATCAGCATTAAACCACCTGGTTTTCAGTAACTGCAAAGCCGAATATCTGAATCTGACCATGAGCAAGCTCAAATATGTCGACTTCGACCGGTGCGACCTGCGAAACAGCTCTCTTGAGAATTGCCAGTTTGCCAGCGTCAGCTTCAATGCCAGCGACCTCAAAGAGGCGGAATTTTATCGTACGTCTTTAAAAGGCACCGACTTCAGCAACTGCGACATATCCGGCATCCGAATAAGTCCCATAGTAGGTTGTGAATTACGCGGAGCTACCGTCACTTCTTTACAAGCACTCGAACTAGCCCATCTACTGGGGGTGACTATCAAAGGATAG
- a CDS encoding GNAT family N-acetyltransferase, which produces MEYNIIHCPEKYRFELKQDGLTAFVQYRLVGNNLDIIHTIVPEPLEGQGIAASLVKAAFDYALENQLKPRAICSYAVAWLKRHQEYAR; this is translated from the coding sequence ATGGAATATAATATTATTCACTGTCCTGAAAAGTATCGCTTTGAATTGAAGCAGGATGGTTTAACTGCCTTTGTGCAGTACAGGCTTGTAGGCAATAATCTGGATATTATTCACACGATAGTGCCGGAACCTCTCGAAGGTCAGGGAATAGCCGCCTCGCTGGTGAAAGCGGCTTTCGACTATGCGCTAGAAAATCAGTTGAAACCGCGGGCAATCTGCTCCTATGCAGTCGCCTGGCTTAAAAGACATCAGGAATATGCAAGATAA
- a CDS encoding DUF748 domain-containing protein has product MGRKKKIAKYIFPAIGLLVVLLTVLNLYLSHRLERYLKKELSRRTAEATDGFYNLTFDDLSIGFVKGELKIEGVRLLPDSTVFGQWKANDSLPRTYVKAEVGVIDFKGVNLTWRWSYKELHFNSFEIKDPRIEVFDSYYSGRTEKKSRHAETKSLYEVISPYINVLSVRTLNLSDASVFYTVENPVTPIVYALDDVSFHAYGFLLDKNSSQSGKLLYCDNFEFVTHQPQTLLANNDFLLRTDSIKLSTQDSIIYIEKIRLIPQDSLWTENKQRPDSYVDAQVRTVEIDGIHFKREEALNYLTARSFEISSSDIQIFNLAGSDPQADKPADSTARIDTDSLVQALSLYDIISPVLHSVSIGTIGIDTAKVAYSQVVNDSVEVYRLDNFNFRATGFRIDSLAEEKHGLWYSQNFAFEATGISGNMTARNHRFDIERMALDTETGDFSIGNIRLKPISVNSRKDYMSGSIDTLAMKGLLYDKGISTDLFKIDRPVIYYYKSPSYAKKNKEVKAPVDPRADVESILNPLLQYLSIKRIDLNHAYVTLNDRSVPDPVVYKLKDFNFYATRFLMNDSTNRSGSLFFACDHFGFSFSDFDNYLPGKAYRLAVRKGNFSTSKGVLSLQDVKLLPQDSLWQLGANSYISVETPMVYATGLSHLPQKLLQHLDAASLHVESPDIRMLKKDGSLLHLTLHDLEIGKIAWDSLHFSVGSIDLSEPVIRYQAGNSPDTIKVKKKSPLIISNDIYEAVNRFTPDLSLGKLAVSNAVWNSDTASLYLEGLHINAKDRTFGLKTVRFDTRDLAFPLDNGSYTLKIGKVHLDNTDLSLENIRLVSAWPKMEFAYRQPKHQDWFDVKVGKLGLSGIDLPAYFSDQTVRIRNVQIDDAELQNFKNQQIAVPRHIVSMIYSGLQKAPVKVAVDSLVVNNLTVVYEELSKKGTEPGKLFFTEMNGQFSGFTNIVSRPDQYIRLDANGKLMGKGYFTATWMLPVDSLNDRFLLDAHLTDFDLTALNELITPLAFAKVESGRLTDFTFSTEASSKGATVGMLFLYRDLKAEIMKEKNGEVTDNKFLSRLANLVLKHDNPDHPERGTHRPRYSRLSIERDPYHSTFNYLWQILRPALTESVGVSKKTQDMAKEVTGFFAKVKNFFHPKKKKRQEDKVSGQNAPDGEPNPD; this is encoded by the coding sequence ATGGGGCGGAAAAAGAAAATAGCAAAATATATATTCCCGGCAATCGGATTGCTGGTCGTGCTGCTTACAGTCCTGAACCTGTATCTGAGTCACCGGCTGGAACGGTATCTGAAGAAGGAACTGAGCCGCCGTACGGCTGAAGCGACAGACGGCTTTTATAACCTGACGTTCGATGACCTGTCTATCGGTTTCGTGAAAGGTGAGCTGAAGATCGAAGGAGTCAGGCTGCTGCCCGATTCAACCGTGTTCGGGCAGTGGAAAGCTAACGACAGTCTTCCCCGCACCTATGTGAAGGCTGAAGTCGGTGTGATAGACTTCAAAGGCGTGAACCTTACCTGGCGGTGGAGTTATAAAGAACTGCATTTTAATTCATTCGAGATAAAAGACCCGCGGATAGAAGTTTTTGATTCTTATTATTCGGGGCGCACGGAGAAAAAGAGCCGGCATGCCGAAACGAAATCTTTGTATGAAGTAATCTCCCCTTATATCAATGTGTTGAGTGTAAGGACGCTGAACCTGTCTGATGCCAGCGTATTCTATACGGTCGAGAATCCTGTCACGCCGATTGTTTACGCGCTGGATGATGTCAGTTTCCATGCATATGGTTTCCTGTTGGATAAAAACTCGTCGCAGAGCGGCAAGTTGCTCTATTGTGATAACTTCGAGTTTGTCACGCACCAGCCGCAGACCCTGCTTGCCAACAACGACTTTCTTCTCCGTACGGACAGTATAAAACTCAGTACGCAGGATTCGATTATTTATATAGAGAAGATCCGTCTGATCCCGCAGGACAGTTTGTGGACGGAAAATAAACAACGTCCGGACAGTTATGTCGATGCACAGGTCAGAACCGTAGAGATTGACGGCATTCATTTTAAGCGGGAGGAGGCTTTGAATTATCTGACGGCACGTTCGTTTGAAATATCCTCTTCGGATATTCAAATATTTAACCTGGCGGGCAGCGATCCGCAGGCGGATAAACCGGCTGACTCCACTGCCAGAATCGATACCGATTCGCTGGTACAGGCGTTGTCGCTTTATGATATTATTTCGCCTGTGCTGCACAGTGTTTCTATCGGGACAATAGGGATCGATACAGCCAAAGTTGCCTATTCGCAAGTTGTAAACGATTCGGTGGAAGTCTATCGGCTGGATAATTTTAATTTCCGGGCAACCGGTTTCCGGATCGATTCGCTTGCCGAAGAGAAACACGGGCTTTGGTATTCCCAAAACTTTGCTTTTGAGGCAACCGGCATCAGCGGCAATATGACGGCACGTAACCATCGTTTCGATATCGAACGTATGGCGCTGGATACGGAGACGGGTGATTTCAGTATCGGGAATATCCGTCTGAAACCGATATCCGTCAACTCCCGGAAAGATTATATGTCCGGCAGTATTGACACATTGGCTATGAAAGGTTTGCTTTATGATAAAGGAATCAGTACAGACCTGTTCAAGATAGACCGTCCGGTAATTTATTATTATAAATCACCGTCTTATGCGAAAAAAAATAAAGAAGTGAAAGCGCCGGTCGATCCGAGGGCAGATGTTGAAAGTATCCTGAATCCTTTATTACAATATTTGTCTATCAAGCGGATCGATCTGAATCATGCCTATGTTACGTTGAATGACCGGAGTGTTCCTGATCCGGTTGTCTACAAATTGAAAGATTTTAATTTTTATGCAACCCGTTTTCTGATGAATGACAGTACAAACCGGAGCGGCAGTCTATTCTTTGCCTGCGATCATTTCGGTTTTAGTTTCAGCGATTTCGATAATTATTTACCGGGTAAAGCCTATCGCCTGGCTGTGAGGAAAGGAAATTTCTCAACATCAAAAGGTGTATTGAGTTTGCAGGACGTGAAACTGCTTCCACAGGATTCTTTATGGCAGCTGGGGGCGAATTCATATATTAGTGTAGAAACTCCGATGGTCTATGCTACAGGATTGAGCCATTTGCCTCAAAAGTTGCTTCAACATCTGGATGCAGCCTCCCTACATGTCGAATCGCCTGATATACGAATGTTGAAAAAGGATGGCAGTTTATTGCATCTCACACTCCATGATTTGGAAATTGGTAAGATCGCCTGGGATAGCTTGCATTTTTCTGTCGGTTCGATAGATCTGTCTGAACCAGTTATCCGCTATCAGGCCGGAAACTCACCTGATACGATAAAGGTAAAAAAGAAATCTCCTCTGATCATATCGAATGATATCTATGAAGCAGTTAACCGTTTCACTCCCGACCTATCGTTGGGGAAACTGGCTGTTTCCAATGCCGTTTGGAACAGCGATACGGCAAGCCTGTACTTGGAAGGACTGCATATCAATGCAAAAGACCGGACTTTCGGGTTGAAAACCGTCCGGTTCGACACCCGCGACCTGGCATTCCCGTTGGATAATGGTTCTTATACGTTGAAGATAGGAAAGGTTCATTTGGATAATACCGATCTGAGTCTGGAAAATATCCGTCTCGTTTCTGCCTGGCCGAAAATGGAATTTGCTTACCGGCAGCCCAAACACCAGGATTGGTTTGATGTGAAGGTCGGTAAGCTGGGATTGTCGGGAATCGATTTGCCGGCTTACTTCTCGGATCAAACCGTCCGGATCAGGAATGTACAGATCGACGATGCGGAACTTCAGAACTTCAAGAACCAGCAGATTGCCGTTCCCCGCCATATCGTTTCGATGATTTACTCCGGTTTGCAGAAAGCACCGGTGAAAGTAGCGGTCGACAGTCTTGTCGTGAATAACCTTACCGTCGTTTATGAAGAATTATCCAAGAAAGGGACGGAACCGGGCAAACTCTTTTTCACGGAGATGAACGGGCAGTTTTCCGGCTTTACCAATATCGTTTCCCGTCCGGACCAGTATATCCGTCTGGACGCAAACGGTAAATTGATGGGGAAAGGGTATTTTACTGCCACCTGGATGCTCCCGGTCGATTCCCTGAACGACCGTTTCCTGCTGGATGCACATCTGACTGACTTTGACCTGACTGCGCTCAACGAACTGATCACTCCCCTGGCTTTTGCCAAGGTGGAAAGCGGCAGGCTGACGGACTTTACATTCAGTACCGAAGCCTCTTCCAAAGGTGCCACTGTCGGGATGCTATTCCTTTACAGGGACCTGAAGGCGGAAATCATGAAGGAGAAAAACGGCGAGGTGACCGACAATAAGTTCCTTTCCCGCCTGGCAAATCTGGTACTGAAACATGATAATCCCGATCATCCGGAACGGGGAACGCACCGCCCGCGGTATTCCCGTCTGAGCATCGAACGTGATCCGTATCATTCCACATTCAATTACCTGTGGCAGATACTTCGTCCGGCACTGACCGAATCGGTGGGTGTCTCTAAAAAGACGCAGGATATGGCTAAGGAAGTCACCGGCTTTTTCGCCAAAGTGAAGAACTTTTTCCATCCGAAAAAGAAAAAGCGGCAGGAGGATAAAGTTTCCGGACAAAATGCTCCGGACGGTGAACCAAACCCGGACTAA
- a CDS encoding 4'-phosphopantetheinyl transferase family protein, translating to MPLLFKHTEPLLGVWKMDETSDELLAMLELQSEYQPFLQQIKTEKRRQEWLASRVLLKELAGEELQVAYHADGAPYLPGSSFSLSISHTNGYAAVLLQDRGDAGIDIEYHSNRVLKIRSRFMSPEEDASVCPDHVTEHLLIHWCAKEALFKMIRQQDVDFIGHLHIEPFTYAESGQIRAYETRTPHTASYTLHYEVYPAFILVYSVLP from the coding sequence ATGCCTCTCCTGTTCAAACATACGGAGCCGTTGCTGGGAGTCTGGAAGATGGATGAAACTTCGGATGAACTGCTTGCCATGTTGGAGCTGCAATCTGAATATCAACCTTTTCTGCAGCAGATAAAAACGGAAAAACGTCGTCAGGAATGGCTGGCATCGCGTGTTCTTTTAAAGGAATTGGCAGGAGAGGAGTTACAGGTCGCTTATCATGCCGATGGGGCACCTTACTTGCCCGGTTCGTCTTTCTCCCTGAGTATTTCCCATACAAACGGTTATGCGGCAGTGTTGTTGCAGGATCGGGGGGACGCCGGTATAGATATTGAATATCACTCTAATCGGGTCTTAAAAATACGGAGTCGCTTCATGTCTCCGGAAGAAGATGCTTCTGTCTGTCCTGACCATGTAACGGAGCATCTGCTTATCCACTGGTGTGCCAAAGAAGCTCTGTTTAAAATGATCCGCCAGCAGGATGTCGACTTTATCGGACATCTGCATATCGAACCTTTTACCTATGCCGAGTCCGGACAGATCCGCGCTTACGAAACCCGTACGCCGCACACTGCGTCTTATACCTTGCACTACGAAGTCTATCCCGCCTTTATACTTGTCTATAGCGTCTTGCCGTAA
- a CDS encoding gliding motility protein GldD → MKRILSAGLFLCLLFCASCTEYTPKPRGYFRIEPPRADYQVLSLDSLPYSFRVSRLVTVELPEVGSPEGWINLSYPSLGVKIYCSYLPVTRATLPVAENESRSLVARQIKQAEAVKEQAYSNPEERVYGSLFLLDGEAASPVQFMLTDSVSNFFRGALYYDCVPNADSLAPVTDYLRKDIIELIQSFTWKK, encoded by the coding sequence ATGAAGCGAATACTGTCTGCCGGACTTTTTCTGTGTCTCCTGTTCTGTGCATCCTGTACGGAATATACGCCGAAGCCGCGCGGTTATTTTCGTATCGAGCCACCGCGGGCGGATTATCAGGTCTTGTCGTTGGACAGTTTGCCCTATTCCTTTCGTGTTTCCCGGTTAGTTACCGTCGAGTTGCCGGAAGTAGGCAGTCCCGAAGGATGGATTAATTTATCTTATCCCTCTTTGGGGGTAAAAATCTATTGCAGTTATTTGCCGGTGACGCGGGCGACATTACCGGTTGCGGAAAACGAATCCCGTTCGCTGGTTGCCCGTCAGATAAAACAGGCGGAAGCGGTGAAGGAACAAGCCTATAGCAATCCGGAAGAACGGGTGTACGGCTCTCTTTTCCTGTTGGATGGGGAGGCGGCTTCACCGGTCCAGTTCATGTTGACCGACAGTGTTTCGAATTTCTTCCGGGGTGCCTTATATTATGATTGCGTGCCGAATGCCGATTCGCTGGCTCCGGTTACGGACTATCTGCGGAAAGATATTATTGAGTTGATACAATCTTTTACCTGGAAAAAATAA
- the gldE gene encoding gliding motility-associated protein GldE — translation MDSDYYLSGLFDQITIQALTAGPVIALSLACLLLLVSGFVSASEVAFFSLTPGDINDIREENSPSDPLIRKLLDRSEYLLAAILIANNFVNVAVVMLCTYGINSLIDFSAVPALGFILETIVLTFLLLLFGEIMPKIYAQKNSLRFVRRSASVLNMVERICRPLSTVLVNSTSIINKALVKKKYDLSVDELSKALELTSKEIPEEKEMLAEIIKFYNKTADEIMTPRLDMEDIEIKTSFRHVIDFIIQSGYSRIPVYADSEDNIKGILYIKDLLPYIEKPDTFRWQSLIRPAYFVPETKKIDDLLEEFRTNKIHMAIVVDEFGGTSGIVTMEDILEEIVGEISDEYDEDEKQFIRLADGSLIFEAKILLTDFFRVIGVDPSEFGKLTEDVETLAGLLLEIKGDFPRRREIIDYGKYRFQVLEMDNRRILKVKFNCIGDTEGKGKE, via the coding sequence TTGGACTCAGACTATTATTTATCGGGCTTATTTGATCAGATAACTATCCAGGCGCTTACAGCAGGTCCTGTCATAGCATTAAGCCTCGCTTGTTTACTGCTGTTGGTGTCCGGCTTCGTGTCGGCTTCGGAAGTGGCATTCTTTTCTCTTACCCCGGGTGATATCAACGACATCCGGGAAGAGAACTCGCCTTCAGATCCGCTTATCCGCAAATTGCTGGACCGCTCCGAATATTTGCTGGCGGCTATTTTGATCGCCAATAACTTTGTGAACGTGGCCGTGGTTATGTTGTGTACTTACGGCATCAATTCTTTGATCGATTTTTCGGCTGTACCCGCTTTGGGATTTATCCTTGAAACAATCGTACTGACCTTTTTACTTTTACTTTTCGGCGAGATCATGCCTAAGATCTACGCACAGAAGAACTCGCTCCGTTTTGTACGCCGTTCGGCTTCTGTGCTGAACATGGTGGAACGTATCTGCCGCCCGCTTTCGACGGTACTGGTAAACTCTACTTCCATTATCAACAAGGCTTTGGTCAAGAAGAAATACGACTTGTCGGTCGACGAGTTGTCGAAAGCCCTGGAGTTGACATCCAAAGAGATACCGGAAGAGAAAGAGATGTTGGCCGAGATCATCAAGTTTTATAACAAGACTGCCGATGAGATCATGACACCGCGTCTGGATATGGAAGACATCGAGATAAAGACCAGCTTCCGTCATGTCATCGATTTCATCATCCAGTCCGGCTATTCGCGAATCCCTGTATACGCCGATTCGGAAGATAACATTAAAGGTATCCTGTATATAAAAGATTTGCTTCCTTACATCGAGAAGCCGGATACATTCCGCTGGCAGAGTCTGATCCGTCCGGCATACTTTGTTCCTGAGACAAAGAAGATCGACGACCTGCTGGAAGAATTTCGTACCAACAAGATACATATGGCGATCGTTGTGGATGAGTTCGGCGGTACGTCCGGTATCGTTACGATGGAAGATATCCTCGAAGAGATTGTCGGTGAGATATCCGATGAATACGATGAAGATGAAAAGCAGTTTATCCGCCTGGCGGACGGTAGCCTGATCTTCGAAGCCAAGATATTGCTGACGGACTTCTTCCGTGTGATCGGTGTCGATCCGTCTGAGTTCGGAAAACTGACGGAAGATGTCGAGACATTGGCAGGACTTTTACTGGAGATAAAAGGCGACTTCCCGCGTCGCAGAGAGATCATCGATTATGGAAAGTATCGTTTCCAGGTGCTGGAAATGGATAACAGAAGGATATTGAAAGTGAAATTCAACTGTATCGGGGATACAGAAGGGAAAGGGAAGGAGTGA
- a CDS encoding single-stranded DNA-binding protein: MSLNKVILIGNVGKDPDVRYFDSGTAVANFPLATSERGYTLANGTVVPERTEWHNIVVRRDQVAFVEKWVKKGSGVYVEGKIRTRSYDDQSGVKRYVTEIHADRIEFYNTGTRPADGTTSNAGNGFQQGGQAQPMQQTTSYQQPAQPDMSSDSNSADDLPF; this comes from the coding sequence ATGTCATTGAATAAAGTCATATTGATCGGTAACGTGGGTAAAGATCCCGACGTTCGTTATTTCGACAGCGGTACGGCTGTTGCAAACTTTCCCCTGGCAACATCTGAAAGAGGTTATACACTGGCTAACGGTACGGTTGTTCCGGAACGGACGGAATGGCACAATATCGTCGTACGTCGTGACCAGGTCGCTTTTGTAGAAAAATGGGTGAAGAAAGGTTCCGGCGTTTACGTGGAAGGAAAGATTCGTACCCGCAGCTATGACGACCAGAGCGGTGTGAAACGTTATGTCACTGAAATTCATGCAGACCGCATCGAGTTTTATAATACAGGTACACGACCGGCAGACGGTACGACTTCGAATGCCGGAAACGGTTTCCAGCAGGGAGGACAGGCACAGCCTATGCAGCAGACTACGTCTTACCAGCAGCCGGCGCAGCCAGATATGTCATCAGATTCAAACAGTGCGGATGATCTTCCGTTCTGA
- the mutY gene encoding A/G-specific adenine glycosylase yields MKNELEVSHILLDWYKTNKRNLPWRESSDPYIIWISEIILQQTRVVQGMDYFLRFTGRFPNVASLASAEEDEVLKYWQGLGYYSRARNLHAAAKEIMEKFGGVFPEEYKDILSLKGIGEYTAAAIASFVWNKPYPVVDGNVFRVLARLYALDVPIDTTQGKKQFTELAGIVMDPKRAGQHNQAIMEFGALQCVPQSPDCEVCPLKDRCAAYASGTVQSLPVKQNKTKTRARYFHYLYIIYKGQTWLSRRGKKDIWEGLYEFPLIETGEPMDFTGLQETEAFRKLFAGAGRLDISPDRKEVKHVLSHQVLYTAFYRIEVEKVPEALDSYLAVPYEDIERYAVPRLIHIYLEKLNGNLSE; encoded by the coding sequence ATGAAAAACGAATTGGAAGTCAGTCATATTTTATTGGACTGGTATAAAACAAATAAGCGGAACCTGCCCTGGAGGGAGTCATCCGATCCGTATATAATCTGGATATCAGAAATTATTCTTCAGCAAACCCGTGTCGTGCAGGGAATGGATTATTTTCTCCGTTTCACCGGACGTTTCCCGAATGTCGCTTCCCTGGCTTCGGCCGAAGAGGACGAGGTGCTGAAGTATTGGCAGGGACTGGGCTATTATAGCCGTGCACGTAACTTGCATGCCGCTGCTAAGGAGATCATGGAAAAGTTTGGCGGTGTTTTTCCGGAAGAATATAAAGATATATTGTCATTGAAAGGCATCGGAGAGTATACGGCTGCCGCTATCGCCTCTTTTGTGTGGAATAAGCCTTATCCGGTTGTCGACGGAAACGTGTTCCGCGTATTGGCACGTTTGTACGCATTGGATGTGCCTATCGACACAACGCAGGGGAAGAAGCAGTTTACAGAACTGGCTGGGATCGTTATGGATCCCAAACGGGCGGGACAGCATAATCAGGCAATTATGGAATTCGGGGCTCTGCAATGTGTTCCCCAGAGTCCCGACTGCGAAGTTTGTCCGTTGAAAGATCGGTGTGCGGCATATGCATCCGGAACGGTACAATCTTTGCCGGTCAAACAGAACAAGACAAAAACGCGTGCCCGTTATTTTCATTACCTATACATTATATATAAAGGGCAGACCTGGCTTTCCCGCCGGGGTAAAAAAGATATTTGGGAAGGGTTATACGAATTTCCCCTGATCGAGACGGGAGAACCGATGGATTTTACCGGATTGCAGGAGACGGAGGCTTTCCGGAAATTGTTTGCCGGAGCGGGGCGGTTGGATATATCTCCCGATAGGAAAGAGGTGAAGCATGTCCTTTCGCATCAGGTACTGTATACCGCTTTTTACCGGATCGAGGTAGAAAAAGTGCCGGAAGCATTGGATTCCTATCTGGCTGTTCCGTATGAAGATATCGAGCGTTATGCCGTTCCCCGGCTGATACATATTTATTTAGAGAAATTAAACGGAAATTTGTCTGAATGA
- a CDS encoding HU family DNA-binding protein: MTKADIVSEIAKSTGTDKQTVLNTVESFMDIVKSSLSQGENVYLRGFGSFVIKKRAQKTARNISKNTTIIIPEHNIPSFKPAKTFLNEVK, from the coding sequence ATGACTAAAGCAGATATTGTTAGCGAAATTGCAAAAAGTACCGGTACCGATAAACAAACGGTATTGAATACTGTAGAATCTTTCATGGACATCGTGAAAAGTTCCTTGTCTCAAGGTGAGAACGTTTACCTGAGAGGATTCGGAAGTTTCGTTATTAAGAAGAGAGCTCAGAAAACAGCTCGTAATATTTCAAAGAATACTACGATCATCATTCCGGAGCATAATATCCCTTCATTCAAGCCGGCTAAAACTTTCCTGAACGAAGTTAAGTAA
- a CDS encoding Rne/Rng family ribonuclease produces MISELVVDVQPKEVSIAVLEDKNLVELQKEARNVSFAVGDIYLGKVKKLMPGLNAAFIDVGYKKDAFLHYLDLGPNFNTQQKFLKQALGDPKKMPAIAKMQILPEIEKDGSISNVLKVGQEVLVQIAKEPISTKGPRLTSELSFAGRYIVLIPFADKVSVSTKIKSSEERARLRQLIQSIKPKNFSVIVRTSSEGKRVAELDHELKTLVKRWEENIVKVPKLKVPSIVYEETARTVALLRDIFNPSFQNIYVNDADVFHNIRDYVSLIAPGREEIVQRYTGELPIFDNFGITKQIKSLFGRTVTYKSGAYLIIEHTEAMHVIDVNSGNRSKGSDAQEKTAIDVNTAAADEIARQLRLRDMGGIIVVDFIDMAEAANRQKLFEHMSKAMANDRAKHNILPLSKFGLMQITRQRVRPAMDVDTTESCPTCFGTGKIKPSILFTDNLEGKIDCLVNKHNVKKFALHVHPYVAAFVNKGLYPLSMKWKLKYSMGMKVIPNQSLGFLEYKFIDSDKNELDMMEEKEMK; encoded by the coding sequence GTGATAAGTGAATTAGTAGTTGATGTACAACCCAAAGAGGTATCTATTGCCGTATTGGAAGACAAAAACCTTGTGGAGCTCCAAAAGGAAGCCCGCAATGTCTCGTTTGCCGTAGGCGATATCTATCTTGGCAAAGTGAAAAAACTAATGCCGGGTCTGAACGCTGCTTTCATTGATGTAGGGTATAAAAAGGACGCATTTCTTCACTACCTGGACTTAGGTCCGAACTTCAACACCCAACAAAAGTTCCTCAAACAAGCACTTGGCGATCCGAAAAAGATGCCTGCCATAGCAAAAATGCAGATACTGCCGGAAATTGAAAAAGACGGAAGTATCAGTAACGTGCTTAAAGTCGGACAAGAGGTGTTGGTACAAATTGCCAAAGAGCCGATCTCAACAAAGGGTCCGCGATTGACTTCCGAGCTGTCTTTTGCCGGAAGATACATCGTTCTGATACCATTTGCCGATAAGGTCTCAGTCTCCACAAAAATCAAGTCGAGCGAAGAACGTGCCCGTTTGAGGCAGTTAATCCAAAGTATCAAGCCCAAAAACTTCAGTGTGATCGTACGTACTTCCTCTGAAGGTAAACGCGTGGCTGAACTCGACCATGAATTAAAGACATTAGTGAAACGATGGGAAGAAAATATCGTAAAAGTCCCAAAACTAAAAGTACCGTCAATTGTATATGAGGAAACAGCCCGTACAGTTGCCTTACTCCGCGATATATTCAATCCGTCTTTCCAGAACATTTACGTAAACGATGCGGATGTTTTCCATAACATACGCGATTATGTCAGCCTGATCGCTCCCGGGAGGGAAGAGATCGTACAGCGATATACCGGTGAACTGCCTATTTTCGACAACTTCGGCATCACCAAACAGATCAAGTCGTTGTTTGGACGCACGGTTACGTATAAAAGTGGAGCCTATCTGATCATCGAGCACACCGAGGCCATGCACGTAATAGATGTGAACAGCGGTAACCGTTCCAAAGGGAGCGACGCCCAGGAAAAGACAGCTATCGACGTAAACACTGCCGCCGCTGACGAAATCGCACGCCAGCTTCGTCTCCGCGATATGGGCGGTATCATTGTTGTCGACTTCATCGATATGGCAGAAGCCGCCAACCGACAGAAGCTGTTCGAACACATGAGCAAAGCAATGGCAAATGACCGGGCTAAACACAACATCCTGCCTTTAAGCAAGTTTGGCTTGATGCAAATCACTCGCCAGAGGGTACGCCCGGCAATGGATGTGGATACAACAGAATCATGTCCCACCTGTTTTGGCACAGGTAAAATCAAACCATCGATCTTATTCACCGACAATCTGGAGGGAAAGATCGACTGTCTGGTAAACAAACACAATGTGAAGAAATTCGCTTTGCACGTACATCCCTACGTAGCAGCATTCGTAAACAAGGGGCTTTATCCCCTTAGTATGAAATGGAAACTGAAATACTCCATGGGTATGAAAGTTATTCCTAATCAAAGTCTGGGTTTTCTGGAATACAAATTTATCGATTCCGACAAGAACGAACTCGACATGATGGAGGAAAAAGAAATGAAGTAA